One Bacteroidota bacterium genomic window, GTTGGAAAAAGATTTTGACCGGATATCGGAAGATTACATCAGGCAGATGTTCCGCGAAGTATCGCCTTCACGCGAACAATTTGCTGCTCTCATACACGCGGCTTCGGAGTCGCTTGCCCGCCTTTGAGATCTGCGGGGTTCGGGGCTACATTCCGTATTTGTCCCCCACCTCGCCAAGCGGTTTCTTGAACTTAAATCCGAACAACTCAGGATTATCTCCGATGACGGCTGCCGAGACAATGTAGAAGACGTAGTTGTATGTTTCCTTCGGCAGTTTGTCCTTGTACTGCCGGAAAAACGTCCAGAAGTTCCTGTCGCGCGGATTCTGCGGCATCTTGCGGATCAATCCTTTGACAACATTGTGTCCCCAATTATACGAGGCCATTACCAGCAGGCCTGATGCCTGTGCTTCCGTGTTGTAGATGTCTGCAATGTACGAAGCCGCGGCTTTTGTTGATTTGAGGGGATCGTGCCGCTCATCCGCAGGGTCGAATTTCGCAAGCGCGGCAAGCGGGCCGACCTTCAGTCCGTATTCTTGCGCCGTTGTTGCGATGAATTGCCACATTCCTTTTGCTACGCCGAACCGTGTTTGCGGGCCGACCTGCTCGCGTATGAAGTCGCTTTCCTGCAAGCCAAGATAGAAATAATGGGGGGGGAGATTCTGTGATATCATTGCTTCCGAGATGTGTTGAATGTATCCATTCTCTTCGGCACGGGCGATTGCCTGACGAAGACGGGGCGATTTTTTCCACTCACTGATGTAGAACTTCACCTCTTTGACAAAATCCTCCGGCATGTTGATCTCGCATTCGCCAAAAACTCTTGCAATATGCAAAATGGCCTTGTCAACATCATCCTTCACGTCGTAAATGCCCAACTGCTTGATGAATTCGTCATACTTGTCCTGAAGAGCCCGCCGCCGGGTGATGTATTTTGCCGCTTCTTCTTTCAATCCCGCATCGCCGGATTGCGTGAGTTTCTGAACCAGCGCTGCATAATCGAGATCCATTTGCTTCATCTGGTAGAAAATATCCTCGGCAAGCGCTTTCTGTTCTTCAAGCTGTACGTGCTTGATGTACGCGTAGATCCCCGCGCCGATGGCGAGAACAAGCACGGCGAGGATGATCTTCATGTACTTCCCTTTTTGCTTTTTGGAGACGTGCTTGAAGGCTCTGCGTACCATCTGCGTGCGCTCGCCCGCCGGAGCAGAAGATGACTCGTCGAAATAGTGCTTGATGACGCCCGACAGTGACGGATCGGCCTGCCCTTGCGCAGACGTCGGATCGACAACTTCCTCGCCTTCAACTGTGAAGTAGATGAGGGGGCCATTAATGCCGATACCGATTCGCGTTGTACGCGTCAAGGGAATGCGCTCGATCTTCACACCTTCCTTGAAAGATCCATTGGTACTCTTCAGATCTTCATACCACCAGCGACCGTCGACGAATTCGACTTTTGCATGGACCCGGCTCGAGGCCGTCTCCTTCAGCATCACATCACACTCCGCATCACGCCCGATTTTGAAGTCGTGTGTGAATTCGTACTTCTTCGTCGGCGAACTGTCACGCTCAATCCGGATGGAAATGTGCGGAGGCGTAGTCGGGGCTTGTTTGGTCACTATCTTTGTGTCCATACGTTACCTGCGGCTAATGTGGCTGTGAAGTGATTAGAGAATCAGGCCGAAGGAAGGAAAATGCACGGCCCTGTTGCAACAATATACAAATTCAATAGTGAAGGTCAAGAATGAGAAGCGTGATTTAATACAGGAGATACTTGTGTGAGCGCCGCTTGAAGGGCTCGACATCTTTTCGCAAATAATGGCTTACGTCATCATATTGCATTCTCTTGGTAAACAGCGCCCGAACCTGGCTCGATCCCGCAACTTTGTCGAACATCGAAATGCGTGAGCTATCCGCAAGCAGGAACGGGTTCTTGGCCGGATAGAGTTCGTTGTGAACCTGCAAACAGATGAACTGCAGGCTCATCAGGTTTACCTTTGTATAGTCTGACATGTGGAT contains:
- a CDS encoding FHA domain-containing protein gives rise to the protein MDTKIVTKQAPTTPPHISIRIERDSSPTKKYEFTHDFKIGRDAECDVMLKETASSRVHAKVEFVDGRWWYEDLKSTNGSFKEGVKIERIPLTRTTRIGIGINGPLIYFTVEGEEVVDPTSAQGQADPSLSGVIKHYFDESSSAPAGERTQMVRRAFKHVSKKQKGKYMKIILAVLVLAIGAGIYAYIKHVQLEEQKALAEDIFYQMKQMDLDYAALVQKLTQSGDAGLKEEAAKYITRRRALQDKYDEFIKQLGIYDVKDDVDKAILHIARVFGECEINMPEDFVKEVKFYISEWKKSPRLRQAIARAEENGYIQHISEAMISQNLPPHYFYLGLQESDFIREQVGPQTRFGVAKGMWQFIATTAQEYGLKVGPLAALAKFDPADERHDPLKSTKAAASYIADIYNTEAQASGLLVMASYNWGHNVVKGLIRKMPQNPRDRNFWTFFRQYKDKLPKETYNYVFYIVSAAVIGDNPELFGFKFKKPLGEVGDKYGM